A window of Dickeya zeae NCPPB 2538 contains these coding sequences:
- the rpoB gene encoding DNA-directed RNA polymerase subunit beta, whose translation MVYSYTEKKRIRKDFGKRPQVLDIPYLLSIQLDSFQKFIEQDPEGQYGLEAAFRSVFPISSYSGSSELQYVSYRLGEPVFDVQECQIRGVTYSAPLRVKLRLVIYEREAPEGTVKDIKEQEVYMGEIPLMTDNGTFVINGTERVIVSQLHRSPGVFFDSDKGKTHSSGKVLYNARIIPYRGSWLDFEFDPKDNLFVRIDRRRKLPATIILRALNYSTEEILDLFFDKVVYEIHNNKLQMELVPERLRGETASFDIEADGKVYVEKGRRITARHIRQLEKDGIERIEVPVEYIAGKVLAKDYVDESTGEVIAMANMELSLDLLAKLSQSGHKRIETLFTNDLDHGPYMSETVRVDPTNDRLSALVEIYRMMRPGEPPTREAAETLFENLFFSEDRYDLSAVGRMKFNRSLLREEIEGSGILSKADIIDVMKKLIDIRNGKGEVDDIDHLGNRRIRSVGEMAENQFRVGLVRVERAVKERLSLGDLDTLMPQDMINAKPISAAVKEFFGSSQLSQFMDQNNPLSEITHKRRISALGPGGLTRERAGFEVRDVHPTHYGRVCPIETPEGPNIGLINSLSVYAQTNEYGFLETPYRRVRDGVVTDEIHYLSAIEEGNYVIAQANTNLDDEGHFIDELVTCRSKGESSLFSRDQVDYMDVSTQQVVSVGASLIPFLEHDDANRALMGANMQRQAVPTLRADKPLVGTGMERAVAVDSGVTAVAKRGGIVQYVDASRIVIKVNEEEMYPGEAGIDIYNLTKYTRSNQNTCINQMPCVSLGEPVERGDVLADGPSTDLGELALGQNMRVAFMPWNGYNFEDSILVSERVVQEDRFTTIHIQELACVSRDTKLGPEEITADIPNVGEAALSKLDESGIVYIGAEVTGGDILVGKVTPKGETQLTPEEKLLRAIFGEKASDVKDSSLRVPNGVSGTVIDVQVFTRDGVEKDKRALEIEEMQLKQAKKDLTEELQILEAGLFARIHDVLVAGGVEADKLDKLPRERWLELGLTDEEKQNQLEQLAEQYDELKHEFEKKLEAKRRKITQGDDLAPGVLKIVKVYLAVKRQIQPGDKMAGRHGNKGVISKINPIEDMPYDENGTPVDIVLNPLGVPSRMNIGQILETHLGMAAKGIGDKINAMLKQHQEVAKLREFIQRAYDLGNDVRQKVDLNTFSDEEVLRLAENLKKGMPIATPVFDGAKENEIKELLKLGDLPTSGQITLFDGRTGEQFERPVTVGYMYMLKLNHLVDDKMHARSTGSYSLVTQQPLGGKAQFGGQRFGEMEVWALEAYGAAYTLQEMLTVKSDDVNGRTKMYKNIVDGDHRMEPGMPESFNVLLKEIRSLGINIELEEE comes from the coding sequence ATGGTTTACTCCTATACCGAGAAAAAACGTATTCGTAAGGATTTTGGGAAACGTCCACAAGTTTTGGATATCCCATATCTCCTTTCTATCCAGCTTGACTCGTTCCAGAAGTTCATCGAGCAAGATCCGGAAGGTCAGTATGGTCTGGAAGCTGCATTCCGTTCCGTATTCCCTATCTCAAGTTACAGCGGCAGCTCTGAACTGCAATATGTCAGCTACCGTCTGGGTGAGCCGGTATTTGACGTACAAGAGTGTCAAATCCGTGGCGTTACCTACTCCGCGCCGCTGCGCGTAAAACTGCGTCTGGTGATCTACGAGCGCGAAGCGCCGGAAGGCACCGTTAAAGACATCAAAGAACAAGAAGTGTACATGGGCGAAATTCCGCTCATGACCGACAACGGTACCTTTGTTATCAATGGTACTGAGCGTGTTATCGTTTCTCAGTTACATCGTAGTCCTGGCGTCTTCTTTGACAGCGATAAGGGTAAAACCCACTCTTCCGGTAAGGTGCTGTATAACGCACGTATTATTCCTTACCGTGGTTCCTGGCTGGACTTTGAATTCGACCCGAAAGACAACCTGTTTGTCCGTATTGACCGTCGCCGTAAACTGCCGGCTACCATCATTCTGCGCGCATTGAATTACTCCACCGAAGAAATTCTGGACCTGTTCTTCGATAAAGTGGTGTATGAAATCCACAACAACAAGTTGCAGATGGAATTGGTGCCGGAACGTCTGCGTGGCGAAACCGCCTCGTTCGACATCGAAGCCGACGGTAAAGTCTACGTTGAAAAAGGCCGTCGTATCACCGCGCGCCATATCCGTCAGTTGGAAAAAGACGGTATCGAACGTATCGAAGTACCGGTTGAATACATCGCAGGCAAAGTGCTGGCGAAAGACTATGTGGATGAAAGCACCGGTGAAGTGATCGCTATGGCGAACATGGAGCTGTCGCTGGATCTGCTGGCTAAGCTGAGTCAGTCTGGTCACAAGCGTATTGAAACGCTGTTCACCAACGATCTGGACCACGGCCCGTACATGTCCGAGACCGTGCGTGTTGACCCAACCAACGATCGCCTGAGCGCACTGGTTGAGATCTACCGCATGATGCGTCCTGGCGAGCCGCCGACACGCGAAGCTGCTGAAACCCTGTTCGAAAATCTGTTCTTCTCTGAAGATCGTTACGATCTGTCCGCGGTTGGCCGTATGAAGTTCAACCGTTCGCTGCTGCGCGAAGAGATTGAAGGCTCTGGCATTCTGAGCAAGGCAGACATTATCGATGTGATGAAAAAACTCATCGATATTCGTAACGGTAAGGGTGAAGTCGACGATATCGACCATCTGGGCAACCGTCGTATCCGTTCTGTCGGTGAAATGGCGGAAAACCAATTCCGCGTTGGTCTGGTGCGTGTTGAGCGTGCGGTGAAAGAGCGTCTGTCTTTGGGCGACCTGGATACGCTGATGCCGCAGGACATGATCAATGCCAAACCGATTTCTGCGGCGGTGAAAGAGTTCTTCGGTTCCAGCCAGCTGTCTCAGTTTATGGACCAGAACAACCCGCTGTCTGAGATTACGCATAAACGCCGTATCTCCGCTCTCGGCCCTGGCGGTTTGACCCGTGAACGTGCTGGCTTCGAAGTACGTGACGTACACCCGACTCACTACGGTCGTGTATGTCCTATCGAAACGCCGGAAGGTCCGAACATCGGTCTTATCAACTCGCTGTCCGTGTATGCACAGACTAACGAGTATGGTTTCCTGGAAACCCCGTACCGCCGTGTACGCGATGGCGTGGTCACTGACGAAATTCATTACCTGTCGGCTATCGAAGAAGGCAACTACGTTATTGCTCAGGCGAACACCAACCTGGATGACGAAGGCCACTTCATCGATGAACTGGTTACCTGCCGTAGCAAAGGCGAATCCAGCTTGTTCAGCCGTGATCAGGTTGACTACATGGACGTTTCCACCCAACAGGTGGTCTCCGTCGGTGCTTCACTGATCCCGTTCCTGGAACACGATGACGCCAACCGCGCCCTGATGGGTGCGAACATGCAACGTCAGGCGGTTCCGACCCTGCGTGCTGACAAGCCGCTGGTTGGTACCGGTATGGAACGTGCTGTTGCCGTTGACTCCGGTGTAACTGCGGTTGCTAAACGCGGTGGTATCGTGCAGTACGTCGATGCTTCTCGTATCGTTATCAAAGTTAACGAAGAAGAGATGTATCCGGGCGAAGCAGGTATCGATATCTACAACCTGACCAAATACACCCGTTCCAACCAGAACACCTGTATCAACCAGATGCCATGTGTGTCACTGGGTGAGCCGGTTGAACGTGGCGATGTGTTGGCTGACGGTCCGTCTACCGACCTCGGTGAACTGGCGCTGGGTCAGAACATGCGCGTAGCGTTCATGCCGTGGAACGGTTACAACTTCGAAGACTCCATCCTCGTTTCCGAGCGTGTAGTACAGGAAGACCGTTTTACCACTATCCACATTCAGGAACTGGCGTGTGTGTCCCGTGACACCAAGCTGGGGCCAGAAGAGATCACTGCTGATATCCCGAACGTGGGTGAAGCGGCGCTCTCCAAGCTGGATGAATCCGGTATCGTTTACATCGGTGCGGAAGTCACCGGTGGCGATATTCTGGTCGGTAAAGTGACGCCGAAAGGCGAAACTCAGCTGACGCCGGAAGAGAAACTGTTGCGTGCGATCTTCGGTGAGAAGGCATCTGACGTAAAAGACTCTTCTCTGCGTGTGCCGAACGGCGTTTCCGGTACGGTTATCGACGTACAAGTCTTTACCCGCGATGGCGTGGAAAAAGACAAACGTGCGCTGGAAATCGAAGAAATGCAGCTCAAGCAGGCCAAGAAAGACCTGACTGAAGAACTGCAGATTCTGGAAGCCGGTCTGTTTGCCCGTATCCATGATGTGCTGGTTGCCGGTGGCGTTGAAGCCGACAAACTGGACAAGCTGCCGCGCGAGCGTTGGCTGGAACTGGGTCTGACCGACGAAGAGAAGCAGAATCAGCTGGAGCAGTTGGCTGAGCAGTACGACGAGCTGAAACACGAATTCGAGAAGAAACTCGAAGCCAAACGTCGCAAAATCACCCAGGGTGATGATCTGGCACCGGGCGTGCTGAAGATCGTTAAGGTGTATCTGGCGGTCAAACGTCAGATCCAGCCGGGTGACAAGATGGCAGGTCGTCACGGTAACAAGGGTGTTATCTCCAAGATCAACCCGATCGAAGATATGCCTTACGATGAGAACGGCACGCCGGTCGACATCGTACTGAACCCGCTGGGCGTACCATCACGTATGAACATCGGTCAGATTCTGGAAACCCACCTGGGTATGGCAGCGAAAGGCATCGGTGACAAGATCAACGCCATGCTCAAGCAGCATCAGGAAGTGGCCAAACTGCGTGAGTTCATCCAGCGCGCTTATGACCTGGGCAACGACGTACGCCAGAAAGTTGACCTGAACACCTTCAGCGATGAAGAAGTTCTGCGTCTGGCAGAGAATCTGAAGAAAGGTATGCCGATCGCCACGCCGGTGTTCGACGGTGCCAAGGAAAACGAGATCAAAGAGTTGCTGAAACTCGGCGATCTGCCGACTTCCGGTCAGATTACGTTGTTCGACGGCCGTACTGGCGAGCAGTTCGAGCGTCCTGTTACCGTGGGCTACATGTACATGCTGAAACTGAACCACTTGGTTGATGACAAGATGCATGCCCGTTCAACCGGCTCTTACAGCCTGGTTACCCAGCAGCCGTTGGGTGGTAAGGCGCAGTTCGGTGGTCAGCGCTTCGGTGAGATGGAAGTGTGGGCGCTGGAAGCTTACGGCGCAGCCTATACCCTGCAGGAAATGCTGACGGTGAAATCCGATGACGTGAACGGCCGTACCAAGATGTACAAAAACATCGTGGATGGCGATCACCGGATGGAACCGGGTATGCCGGAGTCCTTCAACGTATTGTTGAAAGAAATCCGCTCCCTGGGTATCAACATCGAGCTGGAAGAAGAGTAA
- a CDS encoding DUF1176 domain-containing protein yields MRFNTALSGIILVLLSGSAFSAGEMPSGYPTPVQKVFRHWQITCNNLNDCDIRNNDPYLRVTLKREAGAQGKISLDFDLADKRQALYLDGTRFPLTQPAWQTDEEEGAYYVHTDQLDVVQQFILAAKNAKRLSLSERGGSQSNNQEESISLNGLNAALLLADERQGRLNNRSALLQVGTGDVSLVPPIPVGQEISPAYTQPPPLANAKVLINGVINAKKTLLEEEDCGLSKEARQLSEAEPLTNELALVMLNCGMGAYQSSSMLFVTPRNNPQAAQLLELPRPIRTVESREEKIRWFTEVDYDPESGMLYHSAKGRGIADCGESAQWVFDGKTFQLVAYNYQPECNGGQPGDWPSVWAMPGYPTE; encoded by the coding sequence ATGCGATTTAACACAGCGCTTTCAGGCATCATTCTGGTTTTGTTGTCCGGCAGTGCATTTAGCGCAGGAGAGATGCCTTCCGGTTATCCGACTCCGGTGCAGAAGGTATTCCGGCACTGGCAGATAACGTGCAACAACCTGAATGATTGCGATATCAGGAATAATGACCCGTATCTGCGTGTAACGCTAAAGCGTGAAGCTGGCGCTCAGGGCAAAATCTCATTGGACTTCGATCTGGCTGATAAACGTCAGGCGCTGTATCTCGATGGTACCCGTTTCCCGTTGACGCAGCCTGCCTGGCAGACTGATGAGGAAGAGGGTGCGTACTATGTTCATACTGATCAACTGGATGTGGTTCAGCAGTTCATACTGGCAGCTAAAAACGCTAAACGGTTGTCATTGTCTGAACGTGGCGGCAGTCAGAGTAATAATCAGGAAGAGTCTATCTCGCTTAATGGCCTGAATGCAGCGTTATTACTGGCTGATGAACGACAAGGGCGTTTGAATAATCGCAGTGCATTATTACAGGTCGGTACTGGTGATGTGTCGCTGGTTCCCCCGATACCGGTGGGGCAGGAAATTAGCCCCGCCTATACCCAGCCTCCGCCACTGGCTAATGCCAAAGTATTGATAAATGGTGTCATTAACGCCAAAAAGACGCTACTGGAAGAGGAAGACTGTGGGCTCAGTAAAGAGGCCCGTCAGCTCAGTGAGGCGGAACCTCTGACTAACGAACTGGCGCTGGTGATGCTCAATTGTGGTATGGGGGCCTATCAGTCCTCCAGCATGCTGTTTGTTACGCCACGCAATAACCCGCAAGCGGCGCAGTTGCTGGAATTGCCCCGACCTATTCGCACGGTGGAAAGCCGGGAAGAAAAAATCCGCTGGTTTACCGAAGTGGACTACGACCCGGAAAGCGGTATGTTGTATCACTCCGCGAAAGGACGGGGTATTGCCGACTGCGGTGAAAGCGCGCAGTGGGTGTTTGACGGTAAGACTTTCCAGCTTGTGGCTTACAACTATCAGCCTGAATGTAACGGTGGGCAGCCGGGAGACTGGCCGTCCGTGTGGGCGATGCCGGGCTACCCAACCGAGTAG
- the rplJ gene encoding 50S ribosomal protein L10 — MALNLQDKQAIVAEVSEVAKGALSAVVADSRGVTVDKMTELRKAGREAGVYMRVVRNTLLRRVVEGTQFECLKDTFVGPTLIAYSMEHPGAAARLFKEFAKANAKFEVKAAAFEGELIPAAQIDRLATLPTYEEAIARLMATMKEASAGKLVRTLAAVRDQKEAA, encoded by the coding sequence ATGGCATTAAATCTTCAAGACAAACAAGCGATTGTTGCTGAAGTCAGCGAAGTTGCCAAAGGCGCGCTGTCTGCGGTAGTTGCGGATTCCCGCGGCGTTACCGTAGATAAAATGACTGAACTGCGTAAAGCAGGTCGTGAAGCTGGCGTATACATGCGTGTTGTTCGTAACACCCTGCTGCGCCGCGTCGTTGAAGGCACTCAATTCGAATGCCTGAAAGACACGTTTGTTGGTCCGACCCTGATTGCATACTCGATGGAACACCCGGGCGCAGCTGCTCGTCTGTTCAAAGAGTTCGCGAAAGCGAATGCAAAATTTGAGGTCAAAGCGGCAGCCTTTGAAGGTGAGTTGATTCCGGCGGCTCAAATTGACCGTCTGGCTACTCTGCCGACTTACGAAGAAGCAATTGCACGCCTGATGGCGACCATGAAAGAAGCCTCTGCAGGCAAACTGGTCCGCACTCTGGCTGCTGTTCGCGATCAGAAAGAAGCCGCGTAA
- the rpoC gene encoding DNA-directed RNA polymerase subunit beta' yields the protein MKDLLKFLKAQTKTEEFDAIKIALASPDMIRSWSFGEVKKPETINYRTFKPERDGLFCARIFGPVKDYECLCGKYKRLKHRGVICEKCGVEVTQTKVRRERMGHIELASPTAHIWFLKSLPSRIGLLLDMPLRDIERVLYFESYVVIEGGMTNLERRQILTEEQYLDALEEFGDEFDAKMGAEAIQALLKNMDLEQECEQLREELNETNSETKRKKLTKRIKLLEAFVQSGNKPEWMILTVLPVLPPDLRPLVPLDGGRFATSDLNDLYRRVINRNNRLKRLLDLAAPDIIVRNEKRMLQEAVDALLDNGRRGRAITGSNKRPLKSLADMIKGKQGRFRQNLLGKRVDYSGRSVITVGPYLRLHQCGLPKKMALELFKPFIYGKLELRGLATTIKAAKKMVEREEAVVWDILDEVIREHPVLLNRAPTLHRLGIQAFEPVLIEGKAIQLHPLVCAAYNADFDGDQMAVHVPLTLEAQLEARALMMSTNNILSPANGEPIIVPSQDVVLGLYYMTRDCVNAKGEGMVLTGPKEAERIYRAGLASLHARVKVRITEHQKNAQGEWTQKTSLIDTTVGRAILWMIVPKGLPYSIVNQALGKKAISKMLNTCYRVLGLKPTVIFADQIMYTGFAYAARSGSSVGIDDMVIPAKKVEIISEAEAEVAEIQEQFQSGLVTAGERYNKVIDIWAAANERVAKAMMENLSTETVINRNGEEEKQVSFNSIFMMADSGARGSAAQIRQLAGMRGLMAKPDGSIIETPITANFREGLNVLQYFISTHGARKGLADTALKTANSGYLTRRLVDVAQDLVVTEDDCGTHEGIMMTPVIEGGDVKEPLRERVLGRVTAEDVLKPGTADILVPRNTLLNEKWCDLLEENSVDALKVRSVVGCETDFGVCAKCYGRDLARGHIINKGEAIGVIAAQSIGEPGTQLTMRTFHIGGAASRAAAESSIQVKNKGTLRLSNAKFVMNNAGKLVITSRNTELKLIDEFGRTKESYKVPYGAVMAKGNGDDVAGGETVANWDPHTMPVITEVGGSIRFTDMIDGQTITRQTDELTGLSSIVVLDSAERTGGGKDLRPALRIVDANGNDVLIPGTDMPAQYFLPGKAIVQLEDGTQIGAGDTLARIPQESGGTKDITGGLPRVADLFEARRPKEPAILAEVSGVVSFGKETKGKRRLVITPVDGSEPYEEMIPKWRQLNVFEGERVERGDVISDGPESPHDILRLRGVHAVTRYITNEVQEVYRLQGVKINDKHIEVIVRQMLRKGTIVNPGSSEFLEGEQVEMSRIKIANRQLEADGKIAATYSRDLLGITKASLATESFISAASFQETTRVLTEAAVAGKRDELRGLKENVIVGRLIPAGTGYAYHQDRMRRRQAGEQPVTPQVSAEEASANLAELLNAGLGGSDDE from the coding sequence GTGAAAGACTTATTAAAGTTTCTGAAAGCGCAAACTAAAACCGAAGAGTTTGATGCGATCAAAATTGCTCTGGCCTCGCCAGACATGATCCGTTCCTGGTCTTTTGGTGAAGTAAAAAAGCCAGAAACCATTAACTACCGTACGTTCAAACCAGAACGTGACGGTCTGTTCTGCGCCCGTATCTTTGGGCCGGTAAAAGACTATGAGTGCCTGTGCGGTAAGTACAAGCGCCTGAAACACCGTGGCGTGATTTGTGAGAAGTGCGGCGTTGAAGTGACCCAGACTAAAGTGCGTCGTGAGCGCATGGGCCACATCGAGCTGGCCTCTCCGACCGCTCATATCTGGTTTTTGAAATCGCTGCCGTCTCGTATCGGTTTGCTGCTGGATATGCCGCTGCGTGATATCGAACGTGTCCTTTACTTCGAATCTTACGTGGTGATCGAAGGCGGGATGACCAACCTGGAACGCCGCCAGATCCTGACCGAAGAACAGTATCTGGACGCGCTGGAAGAGTTTGGTGACGAGTTCGACGCCAAGATGGGTGCCGAGGCTATCCAGGCTCTGCTGAAAAACATGGATCTGGAGCAGGAATGCGAACAGCTGCGTGAAGAGCTGAACGAAACCAACTCCGAGACCAAACGTAAGAAACTGACCAAACGCATCAAGCTGCTGGAAGCGTTCGTACAGTCTGGCAACAAGCCGGAGTGGATGATCCTGACTGTGCTGCCGGTGCTGCCGCCGGACCTGCGTCCGCTGGTACCGCTGGATGGCGGTCGTTTCGCGACTTCCGATCTGAACGATCTGTATCGCCGCGTGATTAACCGTAACAACCGTTTGAAGCGTCTGTTGGATCTGGCTGCGCCCGATATCATCGTACGTAACGAAAAACGTATGTTGCAGGAAGCGGTGGATGCGCTGCTGGATAACGGCCGTCGCGGTCGTGCCATCACCGGTTCTAACAAGCGTCCGCTGAAATCTTTGGCCGATATGATCAAAGGTAAGCAGGGTCGTTTCCGTCAGAACCTGCTCGGTAAGCGTGTGGACTACTCCGGTCGTTCTGTTATCACCGTAGGTCCGTACCTGCGTCTGCATCAGTGCGGTCTGCCGAAGAAAATGGCGCTGGAACTGTTCAAACCGTTTATCTACGGCAAGCTGGAACTGCGTGGTCTTGCTACCACCATCAAAGCTGCCAAGAAGATGGTAGAACGCGAAGAAGCAGTAGTATGGGATATCCTGGATGAAGTTATCCGCGAACACCCGGTACTGCTGAACCGTGCACCGACGCTGCACCGTTTGGGTATTCAGGCGTTCGAACCGGTTCTGATCGAAGGTAAAGCGATTCAGTTGCACCCGTTGGTGTGTGCGGCCTATAACGCCGACTTCGACGGTGACCAGATGGCTGTTCACGTACCGCTGACGCTGGAAGCCCAGCTCGAAGCGCGTGCGCTGATGATGTCCACCAACAACATCCTGTCGCCAGCGAACGGTGAGCCGATTATCGTTCCGTCTCAGGACGTGGTATTGGGTCTGTACTACATGACCCGTGACTGTGTTAACGCCAAAGGCGAAGGCATGGTGCTGACTGGTCCGAAAGAAGCTGAACGCATTTATCGTGCAGGTCTGGCTTCGCTGCATGCGCGTGTAAAAGTGCGTATTACTGAGCATCAGAAGAATGCACAGGGCGAGTGGACGCAGAAAACCAGCCTGATCGACACTACCGTAGGTCGTGCGATTCTGTGGATGATCGTGCCGAAAGGTCTGCCTTATTCCATCGTCAACCAGGCGTTGGGTAAGAAAGCAATCTCCAAGATGCTGAACACCTGCTACCGCGTATTGGGTCTGAAACCGACTGTTATTTTTGCCGACCAGATCATGTACACCGGTTTTGCCTACGCGGCGCGTTCCGGTTCTTCCGTTGGTATCGACGATATGGTGATCCCGGCGAAGAAAGTGGAAATCATCAGCGAAGCGGAAGCCGAAGTTGCCGAGATTCAGGAACAGTTCCAGTCTGGTCTGGTTACCGCGGGCGAACGCTACAACAAAGTTATCGACATTTGGGCTGCGGCGAACGAGCGCGTGGCCAAAGCGATGATGGAAAACCTCTCTACCGAAACCGTTATCAACCGTAACGGCGAAGAAGAGAAACAGGTGTCCTTCAACAGCATCTTTATGATGGCCGACTCCGGTGCGCGTGGTTCTGCGGCACAGATTCGTCAGCTGGCGGGGATGCGTGGTCTGATGGCGAAGCCGGATGGCTCCATCATCGAAACGCCGATCACCGCGAACTTCCGTGAAGGTCTGAACGTACTCCAGTACTTCATCTCCACGCACGGTGCGCGTAAAGGTCTGGCGGATACCGCACTGAAAACGGCGAACTCCGGTTACCTGACCCGTCGTCTGGTTGACGTAGCGCAGGACCTGGTGGTGACCGAGGATGATTGCGGTACCCACGAAGGCATCATGATGACGCCGGTTATCGAAGGTGGCGACGTGAAAGAGCCGCTGCGTGAGCGCGTACTGGGCCGTGTGACGGCAGAAGACGTGCTGAAACCGGGTACGGCAGACATTCTGGTTCCGCGCAATACGCTGCTGAACGAGAAATGGTGTGACCTGCTGGAAGAAAACTCAGTTGATGCGTTGAAAGTACGCTCTGTTGTAGGTTGTGAAACCGACTTCGGTGTGTGTGCTAAGTGCTACGGTCGCGACCTGGCGCGTGGCCATATCATCAACAAGGGTGAGGCTATCGGGGTTATCGCGGCACAGTCCATCGGTGAACCGGGTACCCAGCTGACGATGCGTACCTTCCACATCGGTGGTGCGGCATCGCGTGCGGCAGCAGAATCCAGCATTCAGGTGAAAAACAAGGGTACGTTGCGACTGAGCAATGCCAAGTTCGTTATGAACAACGCCGGTAAGCTGGTCATCACCTCGCGTAACACCGAGCTGAAACTGATCGACGAATTCGGCCGTACCAAAGAAAGCTATAAAGTGCCTTACGGTGCGGTCATGGCGAAAGGGAACGGTGACGATGTCGCGGGCGGTGAAACTGTCGCGAACTGGGATCCGCATACCATGCCGGTTATCACCGAAGTGGGCGGTAGCATTCGCTTTACCGACATGATCGACGGCCAGACGATTACTCGTCAGACCGACGAACTGACCGGTCTGTCTTCTATCGTGGTTCTGGACAGTGCAGAACGTACCGGTGGTGGTAAAGATCTGCGTCCGGCACTGAGAATCGTTGATGCTAACGGCAATGACGTACTGATTCCGGGCACCGATATGCCGGCACAGTACTTCCTGCCAGGTAAAGCGATTGTCCAGTTGGAAGACGGTACACAGATCGGCGCGGGTGATACCCTGGCGCGTATTCCGCAGGAATCCGGCGGTACCAAGGATATTACCGGTGGTCTGCCGCGCGTTGCTGACTTGTTTGAAGCACGTCGTCCGAAAGAGCCTGCAATCCTGGCGGAAGTCAGCGGTGTGGTATCCTTCGGTAAAGAAACCAAAGGCAAACGTCGTCTGGTGATTACGCCGGTTGATGGCAGCGAACCGTACGAAGAGATGATTCCGAAGTGGCGTCAGCTCAACGTGTTCGAAGGTGAACGTGTGGAACGTGGTGACGTGATCTCCGATGGTCCAGAGTCTCCGCACGATATCCTGCGTCTGCGTGGCGTACATGCGGTAACCCGTTACATCACCAACGAAGTGCAGGAAGTTTACCGACTGCAGGGCGTTAAGATTAACGATAAACACATCGAAGTTATCGTTCGTCAGATGCTGCGTAAAGGCACCATCGTCAATCCGGGTAGCTCTGAGTTCCTGGAAGGCGAGCAGGTGGAAATGTCGCGCATCAAGATCGCCAATCGTCAGTTGGAAGCGGACGGCAAGATTGCGGCAACGTATAGCCGTGACCTGCTGGGTATCACCAAGGCGTCTCTGGCTACCGAATCCTTCATCTCCGCGGCATCGTTCCAGGAAACGACTCGCGTACTGACGGAAGCGGCGGTTGCGGGTAAACGTGATGAGCTGCGTGGCCTGAAAGAAAACGTCATCGTGGGTCGACTGATCCCGGCCGGTACCGGTTATGCATACCATCAGGATCGTATGCGTCGCCGTCAGGCAGGTGAACAGCCGGTTACACCGCAGGTGAGTGCTGAAGAAGCCTCTGCCAACCTGGCTGAGTTGCTGAACGCTGGTCTGGGTGGTAGCGACGACGAATAA
- the rplA gene encoding 50S ribosomal protein L1 — protein sequence MAKLTKRMRVIREKVDVTKQYDINEAVALLKELATAKFVESVDVAVNLGIDARKSDQNVRGATVLPHGTGRSVRVAVFTQGANAEAAKAAGAELVGMEDLADQIKKGEMNFDVVIASPDAMRVVGQLGQVLGPRGLMPNPKVGTVTPNVAEAVKNAKAGQVRYRNDKNGIIHTTIGKVDFDADKLKENLEALLIALKKAKPAQAKGVYIKKISISTTMGAGVAIDQSGLNAVAN from the coding sequence ATGGCTAAGCTGACCAAGCGCATGCGCGTGATCCGTGAAAAAGTTGATGTAACCAAACAGTATGACATCAACGAAGCCGTTGCCCTGCTCAAAGAGCTGGCCACTGCTAAATTTGTTGAAAGTGTTGACGTTGCCGTAAACCTGGGCATCGACGCACGTAAATCTGACCAGAACGTCCGTGGCGCAACTGTACTGCCGCACGGTACTGGCCGTTCCGTTCGCGTTGCCGTATTTACCCAAGGCGCAAACGCTGAAGCTGCTAAAGCAGCCGGCGCTGAGCTGGTAGGTATGGAAGATCTGGCTGACCAGATCAAGAAAGGCGAAATGAACTTTGACGTTGTTATTGCTTCTCCGGATGCAATGCGCGTTGTTGGCCAGTTGGGTCAGGTTCTGGGTCCGCGTGGCCTGATGCCGAACCCGAAAGTCGGTACTGTAACCCCGAACGTTGCTGAAGCAGTGAAAAATGCTAAAGCAGGTCAGGTTCGTTACCGTAACGACAAGAACGGTATCATCCACACCACCATCGGTAAGGTTGATTTCGACGCTGACAAACTGAAAGAAAACCTGGAAGCTCTGCTGATTGCGCTGAAAAAAGCAAAACCGGCTCAGGCTAAAGGCGTGTACATCAAGAAAATTAGCATCTCCACTACCATGGGTGCTGGTGTTGCCATCGATCAGAGCGGTCTGAACGCAGTCGCTAACTGA
- the rplL gene encoding 50S ribosomal protein L7/L12 has translation MSITKDQIIEAVAAMSVMDVVELISAMEEKFGVSAAAAVAVAASGPAEAAEEKTEFDVILKAVGANKVAVIKAVRGATGLGLKEAKDLVESAPAALKEGVSKDDAEALKKSLEEAGAEVEVK, from the coding sequence ATGTCTATCACTAAAGATCAAATCATTGAAGCAGTAGCCGCTATGTCTGTAATGGACGTTGTTGAGCTGATCTCTGCAATGGAAGAAAAATTCGGCGTTTCTGCTGCTGCCGCTGTTGCTGTAGCTGCTTCTGGCCCGGCTGAAGCTGCTGAAGAGAAAACTGAGTTCGACGTTATCCTGAAAGCTGTTGGCGCTAACAAAGTTGCTGTTATCAAAGCAGTACGTGGCGCAACTGGTCTGGGTCTGAAAGAAGCTAAAGACCTGGTTGAATCTGCTCCGGCTGCCCTGAAAGAAGGCGTGAGCAAAGATGACGCTGAAGCTCTGAAGAAATCTCTGGAAGAAGCTGGCGCTGAAGTTGAAGTTAAATAA